The Orenia marismortui DSM 5156 genome has a window encoding:
- a CDS encoding FAD:protein FMN transferase: MKMKLNKEKKCIIFCLLIMSIGLLGCSAKNTKNSTFKSDYKMGTIVQLKVYGKGVNAIVKSSFNLIDELEQEMSLNIEDSEINQVNKFAGIKGVNVSHDTYQVINKALNYAKLSQGYFDPTIGPVVKLWGIGSENQRVPSKDELADKLKLVDYQLVKLNPETQNISLTREGMILDVGGIAKGYAADEVIELLKSQGIKSAYISLGGNVSVLGTKPDGSNWKVGIQDPKAKNRGEILGIVKVKNKTVVTSGNYERYFIEDGVRYHHILNPQTGYPARNGVISATIIAESSFDADALSTAVYILGVRKGMELISQLDGVEVILVTEENEIYITDNLKKKFEITKDDKYKLSNLK; the protein is encoded by the coding sequence ATGAAAATGAAGTTAAATAAAGAAAAGAAATGTATAATTTTTTGTTTGTTAATAATGAGTATAGGTTTATTAGGTTGTTCAGCTAAAAATACTAAAAATTCTACTTTTAAAAGTGACTATAAGATGGGAACTATAGTCCAGTTGAAGGTTTATGGTAAAGGTGTAAATGCTATAGTTAAATCATCCTTCAATCTAATAGATGAGTTAGAGCAGGAGATGAGTTTGAATATTGAAGATAGTGAGATTAACCAAGTTAATAAGTTTGCTGGGATCAAAGGGGTTAATGTAAGTCATGATACTTACCAAGTAATTAATAAAGCTTTGAATTATGCTAAACTAAGCCAAGGTTATTTTGATCCTACCATTGGTCCAGTGGTTAAATTATGGGGTATAGGCAGTGAAAATCAGCGGGTTCCTTCTAAAGATGAATTGGCAGACAAGTTGAAATTAGTAGATTATCAGCTGGTTAAATTAAATCCTGAAACTCAAAATATTAGCCTAACAAGAGAAGGTATGATCTTAGATGTAGGTGGGATTGCCAAAGGTTATGCTGCTGATGAGGTAATTGAATTATTAAAGAGTCAGGGAATTAAGAGTGCTTATATTAGTCTTGGTGGGAATGTATCTGTCTTAGGCACTAAACCTGATGGTTCTAATTGGAAGGTAGGGATTCAAGATCCTAAAGCGAAAAATCGCGGTGAAATACTAGGGATTGTAAAGGTAAAGAACAAGACAGTCGTTACTTCTGGTAATTATGAACGTTACTTTATTGAAGATGGAGTTAGATACCATCATATTTTGAATCCGCAGACTGGTTATCCAGCTAGAAATGGAGTAATCAGTGCTACTATTATAGCTGAAAGTTCTTTTGATGCAGATGCGTTATCTACTGCTGTCTATATTCTGGGGGTAAGGAAAGGGATGGAATTGATTAGTCAATTAGATGGTGTAGAGGTAATATTGGTTACTGAAGAGAATGAAATTTATATTACAGATAACTTAAAGAAGAAGTTTGAAATTACTAAAGACGATAAATATAAATTGTCAAATCTAAAATAA
- a CDS encoding NAD(P)/FAD-dependent oxidoreductase produces MNKNIVILGAGYAGIEAAKDLNKRFRNNPDVQITLIDQNPYHTLLTELHEVAGNRVSSSGLKVSLSKVFDDTKVKLVQDKIIDIDPKTQQLSSDNNEYNYDYLVLGVGSEPTYFKIPGMEENCFTLWSLEDAKKINSHVRRMFSLASTEADLEKRQELLTFIIGGGGFTGIEMAGELAEWVEELCEKYEIPREETSIKVIEARDEILAVLSKKRVAKAEQYLSETLEVELLTRSTITNVEKNKIIINDDNVSFKGKKEIKSNTLIWTGGVKANSFVKKLGLEINHRDRLVVNEYLQTSIQNIYAIGDNASILWKEGRELPQLVESALQTGQCAAHNIYADITDEELKKFNANLHGVMVSIGSNYAVAELKPIPSITIPLVGFLAMMTKHFVNMHYLFGVNGFSLIWEYIEHQFGEVKGGIGMLVRHFSKKSGTFWLAFLRVFLGVRFLIEGIHKLQEGWLFGSDEHLISGASSMLWSEGTPELYITFAKTFIEPNQVLFQKIMVLTEIGVGLSLIFGCLTIIGALVAMTLSANFIIGGLGSDAGIWEPVWLFLISVAMLSNAGKAFGIDYYLLPWIFNLSKKPAKYL; encoded by the coding sequence ATGAATAAGAATATTGTTATTCTAGGAGCTGGTTATGCTGGAATTGAAGCTGCAAAGGATTTAAATAAGAGATTTAGAAATAATCCTGATGTTCAAATTACTCTAATTGATCAAAACCCATATCACACACTATTAACAGAACTTCATGAAGTCGCTGGTAATAGAGTAAGTAGTAGCGGTTTAAAGGTATCTCTATCCAAAGTATTTGATGATACTAAAGTAAAATTAGTACAAGATAAAATTATAGATATTGATCCTAAAACCCAACAACTAAGTTCTGATAATAATGAATACAATTATGATTACTTAGTATTAGGAGTGGGTAGTGAACCAACTTACTTTAAAATACCTGGTATGGAAGAGAATTGTTTCACTCTATGGTCTTTAGAAGATGCTAAGAAGATCAATAGTCATGTAAGAAGAATGTTTAGCTTAGCCTCTACTGAAGCCGATCTAGAAAAAAGGCAAGAATTGTTAACCTTCATTATTGGAGGGGGCGGCTTTACCGGAATTGAAATGGCCGGTGAACTTGCTGAATGGGTTGAGGAGTTATGTGAAAAATATGAAATTCCTAGAGAAGAAACTAGTATTAAAGTTATAGAAGCAAGAGATGAAATCCTAGCAGTTTTAAGCAAAAAAAGAGTTGCTAAGGCCGAGCAATATCTTAGTGAAACTTTAGAAGTTGAGCTTCTAACTAGATCTACAATTACTAATGTAGAAAAAAATAAAATTATTATTAATGATGATAATGTTAGCTTTAAAGGAAAAAAGGAAATCAAAAGTAACACTTTAATCTGGACCGGTGGAGTTAAAGCAAATAGTTTCGTTAAAAAACTAGGTTTAGAAATAAATCACAGAGATAGGCTAGTTGTTAATGAGTATTTACAAACTTCTATTCAAAACATCTATGCTATTGGTGATAATGCCTCAATTTTGTGGAAAGAAGGAAGAGAGTTACCTCAATTAGTAGAGTCGGCTTTACAGACTGGACAATGTGCAGCTCACAACATATATGCTGATATAACAGATGAAGAGTTGAAAAAATTTAATGCTAACTTACATGGAGTTATGGTATCTATAGGTTCTAATTATGCTGTAGCAGAATTGAAACCTATACCTTCAATCACTATTCCTTTGGTAGGATTCTTAGCAATGATGACTAAACATTTTGTTAACATGCATTATCTATTTGGTGTAAATGGCTTTAGTTTGATTTGGGAATATATAGAACATCAATTTGGAGAAGTTAAAGGAGGTATTGGTATGCTAGTAAGACACTTTTCTAAGAAATCTGGAACTTTTTGGTTAGCTTTCTTAAGAGTATTCTTAGGAGTTAGATTCTTAATAGAAGGAATCCATAAACTCCAAGAAGGTTGGCTATTTGGCTCTGATGAGCATTTGATTTCTGGCGCTTCATCAATGCTATGGAGTGAAGGGACACCAGAATTATATATTACTTTTGCCAAAACATTTATTGAGCCAAATCAAGTACTATTCCAAAAAATAATGGTACTCACTGAAATTGGTGTCGGCTTGAGCCTAATCTTTGGTTGCTTAACTATTATCGGTGCTTTAGTTGCCATGACTCTAAGCGCTAACTTTATTATAGGTGGGCTAGGATCAGATGCAGGAATTTGGGAACCGGTATGGTTGTTCTTAATCTCAGTAGCTATGTTATCTAATGCTGGCAAGGCCTTTGGTATAGACTATTATCTATTACCTTGGATATTTAATCTATCTAAAAAACCGGCGAAATATTTATAA
- a CDS encoding polyprenyl synthetase family protein: MFWDRFPIIKEEIVEFEDYLQGSLVSRQPLIQEAISDLAKSGGKRLRPALLMITAKFGEYKKEEVWLLAAALEILHMATLIHDDIIDDADLRRGSKTAQSKYGKDVAVFAGDYLFTLTFDILAGKATNEQLKQVSKVIQQICEGEIQQHQDRYNISVSYKDYFKRIKRKTALLFEGSCALGAGSAGLSKSVVRNLSHYGRYIGMAFQLVDDLFDFSKKSSGIGKPEGNDFTQGIYTLPILYSLYESDSANCLKKLLDNPVDNNQEIKEIITNNGSLDYTMSVATDYINKAKTKLKGLADHSYQEILIDLADMVVDRDY, translated from the coding sequence TTGTTTTGGGACAGATTCCCCATTATAAAAGAAGAAATAGTCGAATTTGAAGATTATTTACAAGGTTCTTTAGTTAGTAGGCAGCCTTTGATTCAAGAGGCAATTTCTGATTTAGCTAAATCAGGTGGAAAGAGACTTCGTCCAGCCTTATTAATGATTACAGCTAAATTTGGAGAGTATAAGAAAGAAGAGGTATGGTTATTAGCTGCTGCTTTAGAGATTCTTCATATGGCAACTTTAATCCATGATGATATTATAGATGATGCTGATTTAAGGCGTGGGTCAAAAACTGCTCAATCTAAATATGGTAAAGATGTAGCTGTTTTTGCTGGAGATTATCTCTTCACTTTAACCTTTGATATCTTAGCAGGGAAGGCTACAAATGAGCAGTTAAAGCAAGTATCTAAGGTGATTCAGCAGATTTGTGAAGGTGAGATACAGCAGCATCAAGATAGATACAATATAAGTGTAAGTTATAAAGACTATTTTAAAAGAATTAAGAGGAAGACAGCGTTATTATTTGAGGGAAGCTGTGCTTTAGGAGCAGGGAGTGCAGGTCTGTCTAAATCTGTAGTAAGAAATTTATCACATTATGGACGTTATATAGGTATGGCTTTTCAATTAGTTGATGATCTTTTTGACTTTAGCAAGAAGAGTAGTGGCATTGGTAAGCCAGAAGGAAATGACTTTACTCAAGGAATCTATACCTTACCAATCCTATATAGTCTTTATGAAAGTGATTCTGCTAATTGTTTAAAAAAGTTGTTAGATAATCCAGTAGATAATAATCAAGAAATTAAAGAGATTATAACTAATAATGGTTCTTTAGACTATACAATGTCTGTGGCCACAGATTATATTAATAAAGCTAAAACTAAGCTTAAAGGTTTAGCAGATCATTCTTATCAGGAGATATTAATAGATTTGGCTGATATGGTTGTAGATAGAGATTATTAA
- a CDS encoding prenyltransferase codes for MLTNYWKAWWKALRPFSFTTALIPTILGGLLGWIEGKFSLALFLLVITGGVLLQAGTNLINDYFEFKQGLIGDKANLGISFKDRTPIEKFIFISGILSFASVIPLGLYFIYLRGLPILILGMIGLWGGYAYTGEPFVYKKKGLGPLLVFFLMGNLMVFGSYYMQTANLSWYPWLSSIPICLLTSLLLISNELRDIKDDAKHGIKTMSVRLGEKKSIKIFRLIFIVTYISQIILVEFNLLSQLSLLTIIISPIGLRLNRLIVANRKKLVFETAYFHLYFGSILIISELLSKLII; via the coding sequence ATGTTAACTAACTATTGGAAGGCTTGGTGGAAAGCATTGAGACCATTTTCCTTTACCACTGCTTTAATCCCGACTATTTTGGGAGGTCTACTGGGATGGATAGAAGGAAAATTTAGTTTAGCTCTTTTCCTGCTAGTCATAACAGGTGGAGTCTTATTACAAGCAGGAACTAATCTAATCAATGATTACTTTGAATTTAAACAAGGTTTAATTGGAGATAAAGCCAATTTAGGAATCTCATTTAAAGATAGAACTCCTATCGAAAAATTCATCTTTATCTCTGGAATACTCAGTTTTGCTAGTGTAATACCTTTAGGTCTTTATTTCATCTACCTTCGTGGTTTACCTATCTTAATTTTAGGAATGATTGGACTATGGGGTGGATATGCGTATACAGGTGAACCCTTTGTTTACAAGAAAAAAGGTTTAGGCCCATTGCTAGTATTCTTCTTAATGGGTAATCTGATGGTGTTTGGTAGCTATTATATGCAAACTGCTAATCTTTCATGGTATCCTTGGTTATCTTCTATACCTATCTGTCTACTAACTTCATTGCTATTAATCAGTAATGAGCTAAGAGATATTAAAGATGATGCTAAACATGGAATTAAGACTATGTCTGTAAGATTAGGAGAAAAGAAGAGTATCAAAATATTCAGATTAATATTTATAGTCACTTATATCAGCCAGATTATTCTAGTAGAATTTAATCTATTATCTCAGCTTAGTTTATTGACTATAATAATTAGTCCTATAGGGCTTCGCTTAAATAGACTAATTGTTGCCAATAGAAAAAAATTAGTCTTTGAAACGGCCTATTTCCATCTCTATTTTGGCTCTATATTGATAATCAGTGAACTATTATCAAAGCTTATTATTTAA